Within Zootoca vivipara chromosome 17, rZooViv1.1, whole genome shotgun sequence, the genomic segment acctgctttgcatgcagaaggtcctgggttcaatatCAGAATTTCCAGGTTGgtttgggaatgtcccctgcctgaaaccctggagagccgctgccagtcagtgtggacaatactgaggtagatggaccaatggtcttaagAGAATAAGCTCAGTAGTAGAGTGCTTGCCTTGCttgcagaaggcctcaggttcaatccctggaagcaTCTCACAAGTTGGGTTGGGATTatccccttgcctgaaaccctggagagccgctgccagtcagtgtggacaatactgaggtagatggaccaatggtcttaagAGAATAAGCTCAGTAGTAGAGTGCTTGCCTTGCctgcagaaggcctcaggttcaatccctggaagcaTCTCACAAGTTGGGTTGGGAATAtccccttgcctgaaatcctggagagctgctgccagtcagtgtgggcaatactgagctagacagaccaatatTTTAATGGAAGGCCAGGTACACACTGGCAGCGGAAGGGGTGTGTGATGGGTGTCGTCCGCCCCgcgtgtcatccctgaggggggtgacatcgccatCCCGCCCCCCTGGGACGCTTGCTACGGATGGCGCCACTGCCCTGGGACGCTCGCCATTCGCCCCGctcctgggtgcacagcatgtgtgccactctgggtgccagagcagctagctctgcctctgcatGTACCCAGAAGAACAGAATGATCAGATGATGCGGACATTCCTGAGCTGGGTGGCCCAGTTCCATTTGACAGCTTCCTAGCTTCCTAAGGGACAAATAAATAAGCTGCTGCTTATTTCACCGCCGGAAGGATGACACCATTTCCCAGAGTGCCATTGACCAAGCCTtgaataaacgataaattgcaagaactcaggccaaaagaagatgggtttcaaataaatcttcactagattttattgatgtgatgcggagtttaaataggaatcaatcccaatactgaaggcaaataaaggtaaattccagtaaaaatcaggacaaggccctgtttcgactattctttgtcagctggaatattgagaaatttgaaataaatcttagaataattctccttataataaaaatacattcagatctctaaacataaagttttatcatatgtaaAAGACAGAGACTATGTTTAAATGCACATAACAGGTATATCTGTGAGTAACTAACCTTACATCAAacttacattctgttttctaaataGTTAAATTGCTTATAATGTACAAAAATAGCTTCTCTGTGCTTTAAATGATAAaccatcttaaaataataatccttattTCAGGAATACTTGTAATTTTCTAAAGACAAAGTTATATTGCTTATAATAAACAGAGGTAGCTtaccaaagattcacaggtcaaagtgtaccaattttggcctgagttcttgcaatttatcgtttatttctggactttctcaagaactccaatttctactgctaTTGACCAAGCCTCAGCAAGCCCAATAAagacagactctccaagtgtcccagttttgacagtcccggatttacagaagccatcccagtttcggGTTGGGTCCCAGAACGCCCTGctgttccttaggatgtccctgttttcatcggagaattgttggagggtatgtaaacaAGCTGCCATAAGAGAGAAAACCCACCAAATAAACTGAGCAGAGGGAGAGGTGGGGTCAGCGCCAACCTTTGCCTCCGGGTGTTCTTGACGCAACCGCTAAGACCTCCTTACCAGCATCTGAAATGCAGAATGGCCAAAGACGAGAAAGGACAGGAGGTTGTTCCAAGCCAGCTCCACCTTGCGCAGGCAATGCAGCAGTGCTTCGCTCTCCGCTCTCCGAGCCTTCATCCCTTCTTCCAAGCGCTTGGAGACCCGGTACACTTCCGACAACCCtggatgcaaaaagaaaaaagaaacagcaaggAAAGTCGTCCTCTACAGCTCTTGGGATATAGATTGGCATGTGCACAAGCATAAACCAGTGGAGTGGAGTTACTTAGGAACTAGTGAGGGAGGGTATCACCTCTGGGGGTTCAAGTCACATCTTGCAAGCATTGCTGCAACAGCCACTTCCCAAAGGCCACTGTTTTGTGGGTGTGATCCAGCTGCATACCGGCAAATTTAGGCTGCCAGTGGCTTATCTAGgctagcatcctgctctcacagtgggcaaccagatgcACAAGaaacctctctcctcctgcacagTGGTGTAGCATTGGGAAGGGGCTACAGGGGCGGTTGCAAATttgttaggggcgcaaaatttcagCACTTGGTGCTGTCTTAATACAGCTGTGCAGAAAGGTATAGGATCCCTGGACaattatgtccagtcaaaggcaactatggggttgcggcgctcatcttgctttcaggccaagggagccagcgtttgtacacagacagctttccaggtcatgtgaccagcatgactaaaccacttctggcgcaacgggacactgtgatggaaaccagtgcatggaaacgctgtttaccaggcatccccaaactacggccctgcagatgttttggcctagctaacaggaccagtggtgagggaagatgggaattgtagtccaaaacatctggagggccgaagtttgggggtgcctgctgtttactttcccactgcagcggtacctatttatctacttgcagtggtgtgcttttgaactgctaggttgacaggagctgggacagagcaatggcagctcactccgttgtggggattcgaaccaccgaccttctcattggcaagcccaagaggctcagtggtttagaccacagcaccacccgcgtcccttttttcttcttcttacagcTGTGCACTTCCCtggctgggctctgttgaaaatggcttctccatacgAACCAGGAAATGACCTCTCCAGCCAATGGCaatgactcttcttatctctaCAGCTACAATCTCCTGGGTGGCGCAAATGCAGTTGAATTTGTATGCATCTTCCATCCGTTTccatccatttccctctcttccctccacaTTGCCCCGGGCcttggcaacccacgctacgtcactgctcctgagcttcccagcagctgttattcagaggcattttgGTCTCCAACCGTGAAGGCAGAGCATGCCATTTGTTAGCCTTTTCCAAGAACTTGTCTAATGTTTTTTAAACTTATCCAGGTTTCTCAGCCCCCACTGCCTTccgtggcagcgagttccatagctgtgtgaagaagtactgccTTTTGTCTGTCtcgaaccttccaacattcagcttcactaaatgccccccccccaagttccggAAAAGGGAGACCGATAGGCAGCAGAGGTTGTGACGCTGGGCTTTTTTTTATAGGCACAAATCCATACCATACCCAGGATATAGGCAGTCCCTGGTGCAGACAGCAGCACTTCGCTGCACACAGATGGGTGACTGATGCCCGCGAGGATTTCATTGGCATTGCTGAATACCtgcaggggaaagagggagagagactgtAACAAACGTCCTGGGGGGTGTTCATCTCTGCACACCAGAGCTGGGTCACTAACAACAGCAAACTCTGAAGCACAGGCAGTCGTCACAGCAATCCGAACACCAAAACCCCTAAGACAATGCGACAAAAGACcccgagtaaagagcttctgggataagatttataatgagttgaagaaagtgtttaaaaacacgtttgttaagaacccagaggcctttttactcggaattacaaggaaagaattgccaaagaagGGTGTtacttttttttctgtatgccacagcagcagctagaattgtattagcaaggaattggaaatctgaagatctaCCTACGgtggatgactggcagatgaagctgatagaatttatggaactgtctgaactgactgtgAGAGTCCGAGATCGgggagaagagacggtggaaggaGACTGGAAGAAATGTAAGATTTATCTAGAGAAATATAAGATTAGAattggacaataagggaagtggataCTCAAAGATGCTGAAGAAGCATTAAGCGTTTGTGAGAAGGAAATAAGTctcaaatgtaaaataattattgaaaacatttattATAGCTATATTAGAAGAAGAAATAGATAAAGAAGTAGAGAGTGTTGCAATGGACAGGAATAGAAacgtggagggggggaaggaggaagtcggcAGGGTAAGATACATATTGGATTAAATGTTAAAgaattgtttttctgttttttcttggtttttgcTCTTTaattttgtcttcttttctttaagctttttgtatttttgtattttgttctttttctatttgttacaaaatcaataaaaaatatttatatataaaaaagacaatgCGACAAAAGTGAGCTTTTGAACCATGCAGACATTAGAGTTTCAATAGAAAGTCAGCTTTCTCCCTCATTCCTGCATTGCTTAATATCCAACCCAATGAAGAGTTCTGCTGAACTCAGAAGCTTGCTAGCTATTGCAtgatgttttgcttttaaaaataaaggtgtttttttgctttttttctccccaaaataAAAGTGGCAGTTTTAACCCTTAGCCCTTAGCCCTTAGCCACACATGCTAATACCCTAcccctgcctcctcttcctctatTTCGGGTGCTTCCAAACAGCCGCTGTTTTAGCAGTGGATCAAACATGCACATCAACAGATTCAGCTTGTGCTACTGAAGTGAACTCTGGTGCACCAAACTCTCTTCtgccccaaaataaaaaattgcacttttcgcagtaaggaaagtgatggggaaatgcacgcGGCAAGAATTGCTTGCTGTAACGTCTTATAaccaccccaccaaaaaaatcaGAATGAACGCATTGCCTAGAAGCAATTTAGGGGCACTTTTCTCTAAGAGAAGTTAAATCTGCCTCATTCCCTTCAGGCAACTGCCTTGAGGGCTAGAAGGTTTGCCAAAAGTGCGCAAAGCAATGAAGGTGGGATGTGTTTTTTTGATTTGTAAAGCTAGCTAGTTTCTGCACTCTCAGACACCCTCCTCCATTCTCTGTTCagtcaagaaagatgcattatcagaattcaaatGCTCATCCCAGCCAGACGAAAACACTCAAGGAGTTTGCAGAGCGGGTGTTTGTGTGACCAATGGAGAGTCCTGAGTAGACCAGATGAAGAAGTTACATGTTTCACAGGTGTACTGAGCCTGGAAATTCTGGTGCATCCCTGTGTGCTCAAAGGAGCTTTCAAGGCTCTACGGACTGTGCAGAATAACTGAACCAGAGCAttcaaagagggaggagcagccatggctcaatggcagagcacacaTTTTGCCAGCACTACAGACCACACTGTGTTTAGTCTGTGGTACCCCCAGTTGAAAGGACCCCAGGAAGCAAGTGATCGGaaggacctctctctctctgccagagATCCTGGAAAGGAAAGCCGCTGCCAATCAGGAGcattcagctagatggaccaatggtcagggtcaACATTAGGCAGACTGAGACGCTCATGGAGAGGAGTGTGTCTTGggaagagtctcaagggccaggtGAAGAGGACTTGAGGGCCACACCacttgagccagtgtggtatagtggttaagagcgatggacttgtaatctggtgaactgggttcgtgtccccactcctccacatgcaccttgggctagtcacacttctctgaagtctctcagccccactcacctcacagagtgtttgttgtgggggaggaggggaaaggagaatgttaaccgctttgagactccttcgggtaatgataaagcaagatatcaaatccaaactcttcttcttagccgcccagggtggctggggagactcagccagatgggcagggtataaataataattataattataattataattataattataattataattataattataattatattattattattattattattattattattattattattattattcagccccTGATCCAGCCAATCATTTGGGAAGAGCAAATATTTAGCCAGAGAAGAGTCGGAAAAGCAGTTTTGTCCTGGTTGCATCTGTGGAATGTGCAGGAATTAAAGAGAGATTTGAGGAAGGCTTTTCAAAAGTCCTTTTCGTAGGGCTGCAGGCACACCAAAAATTACTATTTATCCAATCCTTCGGTTCCCAAACCATAAGATGATCcatgtcttctctccctccaggcCGACGCTTGCCACAGAGAAGGAAAAACAATAAACTTTTCAAACCAGAACCTGAGAGCGAAAAGCTAAGTTATGCAACACATAAAGAACACTTCCTTGAAGGTCGCTGAGTCCCCAAGAGAATTGAAAAGAATCAAAGGGCTGACCCACATACGCCAGTGCAATGACTAAGTTCAACCAGCAGAGGGGGGAAGATGCCAAACAGACAGCCAggcagtaaaaaataataatcctgcaatcagcattttaaaggtttttttggtCCCAGAAGACTGATGGAGTGGAGAAAGTGACAAAGGACAGGAACGAGGAACGCAAAACAGGACATAGGTTTAACTTGTAAGAATAGGAGAGAAGAAAGGCTCAAAACTGGCCATAAGCCACATCAGgctaaaaggacccctggacagttaagtccagtcaaaggcgactatggggttgcggtgctcatctcgcctgtctgtttgtctacagacagctttctgggtcatgtggccagcaggactaaaaaaactgcttctggcgcaacggaacactgacagaaaccagagcgcacggaaacgccgtttaccttcccgctacagcagtacctacttatctagttgcactgccgtgctttcgaactgctaggttggtaggagctgggacagagcaacgggagctcaccccgtcgcagggattcgaactgctgaccttccgatcggcaagcccaagaggctcagtggtttagaacacagcgccacctgggtcccatacctcCAGCTGTGTCCCcccagctgctttggactacaacttccatcagcctccgTCTGCACAGATGACGAGGGTGCTGTTTATTGATTACCTGTATaggcttttgctgttgttttcctgGGTCTCTTCTAAGGGTTATTGTATGGATTTTATTGTAATGTATTGGTGGTTTCGTCTGACGTTATGCTTTGTGTTCTAAGtcgtttagagcaggggtgtcaaactcaaattcatcgggggccgcaccagcagtttggtcaccctcaaggggccggttgtatctgtaggactatgtgtccactctttattgtcactgcattcaattattactgtttttttgtaataatgtaagtaataactagctctgaaagcagaaacatagtcagaataatggcaagtagatatttaaatgtacaattattgtacaatttattgaaaaatgatttttggtaactgcactgggtggtggaggctcgctagggtttcatgcaggacctttgcagagctactggtacctggagatgctggggtccttctgcatgcaggacagatgttctgccagtgagccaccacccttcaccaaagggactggctgaggttgactcactggagctgctctcctggttccagggtttaagagccagaagtataaagcagcatcctatgtttctgaggagagggagagggaggggaggggagggagggaggaaggaagaaaggaagaaaagagggagtgggagggagagaggaaggaaggaaggaaagaggggagagaaagaagagtaggaaataaggaagggaataaagaaggaaagaaaaagaaagagggagagaagacggaaagggagaaagaaggaaggaagtagagggaaagaaagaataagaatgagggagaggaagaaagatgggaatgacggaagaaagaaaggaaggaagtaaggaagaaagaaagaaagaaaagagggagcaggagggagagaggaaggaaagaggtgagagaaagaagaattg encodes:
- the LOC118076544 gene encoding synergin gamma-like isoform X2, which translates into the protein MNSEAAHLMRCLQQIHKVFSNANEILAGISHPSVCSEVLLSAPGTAYILGLSEVYRVSKRLEEGMKARRAESEALLHCLRKVELAWNNLLSFLVFGHSAFQMLNVNLLEPSGESDSRLSASDLAPEAVCGVCLTEVKREPQFDQWQRSRFKEVFTQESSF